The Porphyrobacter sp. HT-58-2 genome has a window encoding:
- a CDS encoding zinc-dependent alcohol dehydrogenase family protein: MKAWEIGSRNAGERGIGGLRQTERPEPVAGPGEVLVRVIAAGLNYRDLMVLRGQYGSDLPQSRIPLSDGVGKVIAAGEGVTGLASGDRVIAPHFLSWLDDTAYSPAVFAQDMGVTADGWLAECIVLPAAAALKVPASVPDTTAASLAVVGATVWHAMVAFGGAREGSLVLAQGTGGVSIFALLLAKALGARFAITSSSDAKLDRALALGADYAINYRDRPDWGAALLEATGGRGADVVVDTLGFAALGETIAACAPNARIGTLGALAGSPQDVASASQGALIGKNIAIKGIASGSRAMLEKALGVFAAHGLAIPVDHEFAFADAPAAFACLDDGGHFGKVVIRL; this comes from the coding sequence ATGAAAGCTTGGGAAATCGGATCGCGCAACGCGGGCGAGCGCGGCATCGGAGGCTTGCGCCAAACCGAGCGTCCCGAGCCGGTAGCAGGGCCAGGCGAGGTGCTGGTGCGGGTGATCGCCGCCGGGCTCAACTACCGCGACCTGATGGTGCTGCGCGGGCAGTATGGCAGCGACTTGCCGCAGAGCCGCATTCCCCTGTCCGACGGGGTGGGAAAGGTTATTGCGGCGGGTGAGGGCGTGACGGGCCTCGCGTCTGGCGACCGGGTGATTGCACCGCATTTCCTGAGCTGGCTTGACGACACGGCCTATTCCCCCGCGGTGTTCGCGCAGGACATGGGCGTCACTGCCGACGGCTGGCTGGCCGAGTGCATCGTGCTCCCCGCCGCCGCCGCGCTCAAGGTGCCCGCCAGCGTGCCCGACACCACCGCCGCCAGTCTCGCCGTGGTCGGCGCGACGGTGTGGCACGCGATGGTCGCATTTGGCGGCGCGCGCGAGGGGAGCCTCGTGCTGGCGCAGGGCACCGGAGGCGTCTCTATCTTCGCGCTGCTGCTGGCCAAAGCGCTCGGTGCGCGCTTTGCCATCACCTCTTCCAGCGATGCCAAGCTTGACCGCGCCCTGGCGCTGGGGGCCGATTATGCGATCAATTACCGTGACCGCCCGGACTGGGGCGCGGCGCTGCTCGAAGCGACCGGGGGGCGCGGCGCGGACGTGGTGGTCGACACGCTCGGCTTTGCCGCGCTGGGAGAGACCATCGCGGCCTGCGCACCCAACGCCCGGATCGGAACGCTCGGCGCGCTCGCGGGTTCGCCGCAGGACGTTGCCAGCGCCAGTCAGGGCGCGCTGATTGGCAAGAACATCGCCATCAAGGGCATCGCCAGCGGCAGCCGCGCGATGCTGGAAAAGGCGCTAGGGGTGTTTGCCGCGCACGGCCTCGCCATCCCGGTCGACCACGAGTTCGCCTTCGCAGATGCGCCTGCCGCCTTCGCCTGCCTCGATGACGGCGGCCATTTCGGCAAGGTGGTAATCCGCCTCTAG
- a CDS encoding DUF3108 domain-containing protein translates to MMKHRTVSGKIRYLSMKPGREGTERGSESFRFTHHTDGSVIMSAHCEIEEPDPTVMRDIICHIGPDRKPRNLLVHLTVGDEFLGSGWMNHDPAKGTIICESDSPALGRHSEVRDSGEFDAFGTHPVVGDGFTTRLMDHTRGPHRRKLRFFLPSPDHRGATAPQIAEVEMTMEYVGEEEKTVAAGTFQCRRYRYVDDSEAGMGGEHHPDFDMWVTADEDSILVYGSIDGYMMNRYELVELIR, encoded by the coding sequence ATGATGAAGCACCGCACCGTCAGCGGCAAAATCCGCTACCTCTCGATGAAACCGGGCCGCGAAGGGACAGAGCGCGGGAGCGAAAGCTTCCGCTTTACCCATCATACCGATGGCTCGGTGATCATGAGCGCGCATTGCGAGATCGAGGAGCCCGATCCCACAGTGATGCGCGACATCATCTGCCACATCGGGCCGGACCGCAAGCCGCGCAACCTGCTGGTGCACCTGACCGTGGGCGACGAGTTTCTCGGTTCGGGCTGGATGAATCACGATCCCGCCAAGGGAACAATCATCTGCGAAAGCGACAGCCCGGCGCTGGGCCGCCATTCGGAAGTGCGCGATTCGGGGGAGTTCGACGCTTTCGGCACCCATCCGGTGGTGGGCGACGGCTTCACCACCCGGCTGATGGATCACACCAGGGGGCCGCACCGCCGGAAACTGCGCTTCTTCCTGCCCTCGCCCGACCATCGCGGGGCTACCGCGCCCCAGATCGCCGAGGTCGAAATGACGATGGAATATGTCGGCGAGGAGGAAAAGACGGTCGCTGCCGGCACCTTCCAGTGCCGCCGCTATCGCTATGTCGATGACAGCGAGGCGGGCATGGGCGGCGAACACCATCCCGATTTCGACATGTGGGTGACCGCGGATGAGGACAGCATCCTCGTGTACGGTTCCATCGACGGCTACATGATGAACCGTTACGAACTGGTCGAGCTCATCCGCTAG
- a CDS encoding nitrilase-related carbon-nitrogen hydrolase: MPLIDRRRTLAAGLGAAAFTRAPFAFAMGDIVTDTTPFSAMAMQLTARSLERLPDTAVARAAILEHIAEIEGQIRTSAVFVAQYSGKPVKLVVLPEYLFTSYPGRISIPDFAARVGFSADGPEYEALGGVAQRLGMFLAGNAYEADDAFPDFYFQTSFIIAPSGEVVLRYRRLLSMFAPSPHDVWEAYLDKYGIEGVFPIARTEIGNLACIASEEILYPEIARALALRGAEVFCHSSSEIGSPLATHKDIAKQARAFENLAYVVSANTAGISGTAMPLASADGNSQVVDWKGRIVAQSGDGETFTAFAAIDLAGLREARRTPAMTNYLARQRPALFAESYAAAAEPFRGPDGMMDSGQPAVPDRDYFQRAQAEVIERLAKAGVI, from the coding sequence ATGCCGCTGATTGACCGCCGCCGCACGCTTGCCGCAGGATTGGGCGCCGCCGCGTTCACCCGCGCTCCGTTCGCTTTCGCCATGGGAGACATTGTGACCGACACCACCCCCTTTTCCGCAATGGCAATGCAACTGACCGCTCGCTCGCTCGAACGCCTGCCCGATACTGCCGTCGCACGCGCCGCGATCCTTGAACATATCGCGGAAATCGAAGGCCAGATCCGCACCAGCGCTGTCTTCGTGGCGCAATATTCAGGCAAGCCGGTCAAGCTGGTGGTGCTGCCCGAATACCTGTTCACCTCCTATCCGGGGCGCATTTCCATTCCCGATTTCGCCGCGCGGGTGGGCTTTTCTGCCGATGGCCCGGAATACGAGGCGCTCGGCGGCGTGGCGCAGAGGCTGGGCATGTTCCTCGCGGGCAATGCCTACGAAGCCGACGATGCCTTCCCTGATTTCTACTTCCAGACCAGTTTCATCATCGCGCCTTCGGGCGAGGTGGTGCTGCGCTATCGCCGCCTGCTGTCGATGTTCGCGCCCTCCCCGCACGATGTGTGGGAGGCCTATCTCGACAAATACGGGATCGAAGGCGTCTTCCCGATCGCGCGCACCGAAATCGGAAACCTAGCCTGCATTGCCAGCGAGGAAATTCTCTACCCGGAAATTGCCCGCGCCCTCGCGCTGCGCGGGGCAGAGGTGTTCTGCCATTCCTCCAGCGAGATCGGCTCGCCGCTCGCCACCCACAAGGACATCGCCAAACAGGCGCGCGCCTTTGAAAACCTCGCCTATGTCGTTTCGGCCAATACGGCGGGAATTTCCGGCACGGCGATGCCGCTTGCGAGTGCCGACGGCAACAGCCAGGTGGTCGACTGGAAGGGCCGCATTGTGGCGCAATCGGGCGACGGGGAGACCTTCACTGCCTTCGCCGCGATTGACCTCGCCGGGCTTCGGGAGGCTCGCCGCACCCCGGCGATGACCAATTACCTCGCTCGCCAGCGTCCCGCCCTGTTCGCGGAAAGCTATGCTGCCGCCGCAGAGCCCTTTCGCGGCCCTGACGGCATGATGGACAGCGGTCAGCCCGCTGTCCCCGACCGCGACTATTTCCAGCGCGCGCAGGCCGAGGTGATCGAACGGCTCGCCAAGGCAGGAGTGATCTGA
- a CDS encoding FAD-binding oxidoreductase encodes MASLAHDNPLAPLRKVVAEGSLLTDPASLALHSHDVLSRGAEPLAVFRPASVDELAAGIGAATAAGIAIVPRGGGMSYTGGYLYDDGPFLLIDTAALDAIIEVNETDMIATVEAGISWDKLHRALAPRGLRALAWGTLSGIRATVGGGMSQNGIFWGARGGSAVDSAISFDVVLADGTIISTGSDFFRPYGPDLTGLFAADCGAFGVKARVRLKLVREAAAFAYGSFSFATHDALLGAMSAIARAELASESFAFDPFLQAQRMKRDSLVKDARQLGNMLKAEAKSGGILKAMKEGAKVALAGRSFLDGVPFSLHCISEGRHQSAVDADMRTIEGIVREHGGSVVENSIPKILRANPFPPPNSMLGPGGERWVPVHGFLPHSRLVEAWERLQALWDANVAEMARLKVETGALIAATGRSSCLIEPVFYWPGEQNPLHAHAIEADHLARLPRLADSPEATALVEKLKAEVIAIFQSLGAIHLQIARTYPLRERHDPAGWAILNALKRKVDPRGLMNPGALGFDAAD; translated from the coding sequence ATGGCCAGCCTTGCTCACGACAATCCGCTTGCCCCGCTGCGTAAGGTCGTGGCGGAGGGCTCGCTGCTGACCGATCCGGCCAGCCTTGCGCTGCACAGCCACGATGTGCTGTCGCGCGGGGCTGAGCCGCTCGCAGTGTTCCGCCCGGCATCGGTCGATGAACTCGCCGCCGGGATCGGCGCGGCCACGGCGGCGGGCATCGCCATTGTCCCGCGGGGCGGGGGGATGAGCTATACTGGCGGTTATCTCTATGACGACGGTCCCTTCCTGCTGATCGACACCGCGGCGCTCGACGCGATCATCGAGGTCAACGAGACCGACATGATCGCCACCGTCGAGGCTGGGATCAGCTGGGACAAGCTCCACCGCGCGCTCGCCCCGCGAGGCTTGCGCGCCCTTGCCTGGGGCACGCTGTCTGGCATCCGCGCAACGGTGGGCGGCGGGATGAGCCAGAACGGCATCTTCTGGGGCGCGCGGGGTGGCAGCGCGGTCGACAGCGCCATCAGCTTCGACGTGGTGCTTGCCGACGGGACGATCATCTCGACCGGTTCCGATTTCTTCCGTCCCTACGGCCCCGACCTTACCGGTCTCTTCGCCGCCGATTGCGGTGCCTTCGGTGTTAAGGCGCGTGTGCGGCTGAAGCTGGTCCGCGAGGCCGCCGCCTTCGCCTATGGCTCCTTCAGCTTCGCGACGCATGATGCGCTGCTCGGCGCGATGAGCGCCATCGCCCGTGCCGAACTCGCTTCGGAAAGCTTCGCTTTCGATCCCTTCCTCCAGGCGCAGCGGATGAAGCGCGATTCGCTGGTCAAGGACGCGCGCCAGCTCGGCAACATGCTCAAGGCCGAAGCAAAATCCGGCGGCATCCTCAAGGCGATGAAGGAAGGCGCAAAGGTCGCGCTTGCCGGGCGGAGCTTCCTCGACGGGGTGCCCTTCAGCCTGCACTGCATCTCCGAGGGGCGGCACCAGTCCGCGGTTGATGCCGACATGCGCACGATCGAGGGGATCGTCCGCGAACATGGCGGGAGCGTGGTCGAAAACTCGATCCCCAAGATCCTGCGCGCCAATCCCTTCCCGCCGCCCAATTCGATGCTCGGCCCCGGAGGCGAGCGCTGGGTGCCGGTGCACGGCTTCCTCCCCCACTCGCGCCTTGTCGAGGCGTGGGAACGGCTACAGGCCCTATGGGATGCCAATGTCGCCGAGATGGCGCGGCTCAAGGTCGAAACCGGCGCGCTGATCGCCGCCACCGGGCGTTCGTCCTGCCTGATCGAGCCGGTGTTCTACTGGCCGGGAGAGCAGAACCCCCTGCACGCCCACGCCATCGAAGCCGATCACCTCGCCCGCCTGCCGCGGCTTGCCGACAGTCCCGAAGCGACTGCGCTGGTCGAAAAGCTCAAGGCAGAGGTCATCGCCATTTTCCAGAGCCTCGGCGCTATCCATTTGCAGATCGCCCGCACCTATCCGCTGCGTGAGCGCCACGACCCCGCCGGCTGGGCGATCCTGAATGCGCTCAAGCGGAAGGTCGACCCGCGCGGCCTGATGAACCCGGGCGCATTGGGGTTCGATGCCGCTGATTGA
- a CDS encoding MFS transporter, with translation MTSVTPPGIAVPPDERGEFAKGWKVLLAGVLGVMCGASPIPYNVIGFTVGPLRDEFGWSQTEAVLPITLFGVIASVLAPVFGWMADRFGVRPVALWSLFAFALAFGAVALTPTADARSTLYVYYGFWVMIGLVGIGSTPVTWSRAINLWFYRHRGLALGILLMGTSLAAMIVPRFAVEVIAALGWRAMFAAVALFPIAALAIAFFLFREPTPEERPRAIESESGRLTGVTLGTALADYRFWIIWLSIACIATAFGGAFINLPTMLGLRGVDAATAASVMGILGIGIFAGRLITGALLDRLWQGFVAFPLLCLPAISAWILLGESITFPLAAIAGFLLGFAAGAESDLIAYLTGRYFGMANYGRIYGMLYMPFGLGSAASPVIYAQVFDRTGSYDAILTVAIGLFVAGGALLLLLGRYPESFPEAEADPSHAAPEPA, from the coding sequence GTGACTTCCGTAACACCCCCCGGCATCGCCGTGCCACCCGACGAGAGGGGCGAATTCGCCAAGGGCTGGAAGGTTCTGCTTGCGGGCGTTCTTGGGGTGATGTGCGGCGCTTCACCGATCCCTTACAACGTCATCGGCTTCACTGTTGGGCCGTTGCGGGACGAATTCGGCTGGAGCCAGACCGAGGCGGTGCTGCCGATCACCCTGTTCGGCGTGATCGCCAGCGTGCTCGCCCCGGTGTTCGGCTGGATGGCGGATCGTTTCGGCGTGCGCCCCGTGGCGCTGTGGTCGCTGTTCGCCTTTGCCCTTGCCTTTGGAGCGGTGGCGCTCACGCCGACTGCGGATGCGCGCTCGACGCTCTATGTCTATTACGGCTTTTGGGTGATGATCGGCCTCGTCGGCATCGGCTCGACCCCGGTGACGTGGAGCCGGGCGATCAACCTGTGGTTCTACCGCCATCGCGGCCTCGCGCTGGGCATTCTGCTGATGGGTACCAGCCTTGCCGCTATGATCGTTCCGCGCTTTGCGGTCGAGGTGATCGCGGCACTCGGCTGGCGCGCGATGTTCGCGGCGGTCGCCCTGTTCCCGATTGCCGCGTTGGCGATCGCTTTCTTTCTGTTCCGCGAACCAACCCCCGAGGAACGCCCACGTGCTATCGAGAGCGAGAGCGGGCGGCTCACCGGCGTAACGCTCGGTACGGCGCTCGCGGATTACCGGTTCTGGATCATCTGGCTGTCGATCGCCTGTATCGCCACGGCCTTTGGGGGCGCCTTCATCAACCTGCCGACCATGTTGGGGCTGCGTGGCGTCGATGCAGCCACCGCTGCGAGCGTGATGGGCATTCTGGGCATCGGCATCTTCGCCGGACGGCTGATCACCGGCGCGCTGCTCGACCGCCTGTGGCAGGGTTTCGTCGCCTTCCCGCTGCTGTGCCTGCCGGCGATCTCGGCGTGGATCCTGCTGGGCGAGAGCATCACCTTCCCGCTCGCAGCAATCGCAGGGTTCCTGCTCGGCTTTGCTGCCGGAGCCGAGAGCGATCTCATCGCCTACCTCACGGGCCGCTATTTCGGGATGGCCAATTACGGGCGGATCTACGGGATGCTCTACATGCCCTTCGGCCTCGGATCGGCGGCCTCGCCGGTGATCTATGCGCAGGTGTTCGACCGCACCGGCAGCTATGATGCGATCCTCACCGTCGCCATAGGCCTGTTCGTGGCGGGAGGCGCGTTGCTGCTGCTGCTCGGCCGCTATCCGGAGAGCTTCCCCGAGGCCGAAGCCGATCCCTCCCATGCCGCGCCGGAGCCCGCCTGA
- a CDS encoding VOC family protein, translating into MTDTVRAAAHIIIAALALAAGAALPAKAEPQAADYGVAPWSEVVVSVADLDASAAWLMQDGGWREVARGELARAELAYWHLPETVSGAFLKICAPTSRTGCIRYVRFDDAESQRPIRLAARPWDTGGIFSIMLRSENVQTMFDAAIARGWWAESPPYAFSFGGSDLVNVVIRGPHGVNYALYQRSAPPFDGFPVGRLSQAFNTMRMVRDQPAALAFFRDRLGFGVLFDAPFTDPEPRSNNFSVPANLATTLVRRAAVAQPLLPGEDGRVEVMQFEGFAGRDLSAHAALPNWGIISVRYPVKRLGEYRALLTANGVEPVYAAVAVPVGELGTVDLVAVRDPDGSLTEFYHAR; encoded by the coding sequence TTGACTGACACAGTGCGCGCGGCTGCACACATCATCATCGCGGCGCTGGCCCTTGCAGCCGGCGCCGCGCTTCCCGCGAAGGCCGAACCGCAGGCTGCAGATTATGGTGTAGCGCCTTGGAGCGAGGTCGTGGTCAGCGTCGCCGACCTCGACGCAAGCGCGGCCTGGCTGATGCAGGACGGCGGCTGGCGCGAAGTCGCACGCGGGGAATTGGCGCGGGCGGAACTCGCCTATTGGCACCTGCCCGAGACTGTTTCGGGCGCTTTCCTGAAAATCTGCGCACCCACATCGAGAACCGGCTGCATCCGCTATGTCCGCTTCGACGATGCCGAGAGCCAGCGCCCAATCCGCCTCGCCGCGCGGCCGTGGGATACAGGCGGAATCTTTTCGATCATGCTGCGCAGCGAAAATGTACAGACCATGTTCGATGCCGCCATTGCACGCGGGTGGTGGGCGGAAAGCCCGCCCTATGCCTTCAGCTTCGGCGGATCGGATCTGGTCAATGTCGTGATCCGCGGACCGCACGGCGTCAATTATGCGCTTTATCAGAGATCTGCTCCGCCCTTCGACGGTTTTCCAGTGGGACGTCTTAGCCAGGCCTTCAACACCATGCGGATGGTGCGCGACCAACCTGCCGCGCTTGCTTTCTTCCGCGACCGGCTCGGCTTTGGGGTTTTGTTCGACGCACCGTTCACCGACCCAGAGCCGCGTTCCAACAACTTCTCGGTTCCCGCCAATCTTGCGACCACGCTGGTGCGCCGCGCCGCAGTCGCCCAGCCGCTGCTGCCGGGTGAAGACGGCCGTGTCGAGGTCATGCAATTCGAAGGTTTCGCCGGACGCGATCTGTCCGCCCATGCCGCGCTGCCCAATTGGGGGATTATTTCGGTGCGCTATCCCGTGAAGCGGCTGGGCGAATATCGCGCATTGCTCACCGCAAACGGTGTCGAGCCTGTGTATGCCGCAGTTGCCGTCCCGGTCGGCGAGCTTGGCACGGTCGATCTTGTCGCGGTGCGCGATCCCGACGGCAGCCTGACGGAGTTCTACCATGCCCGCTAG